The window CCAGGTCACCCGGGTCGCGAAGGAGACGGGCAGGTCGTAGAACTCGCTGGTGCCGCGCTTGATGCCGACGGTGTCGCCGCGCATCCGCACCTTGGGCTCCTTGCGCAGCACGACCTTGATGCCGCTGCGCGTCCTGAAGCCCGCCTTGCCGGTGGTGACCGGGATCGTCCTGATGACCCGTCCGTTGCGGCGTACGGTCATCCGGTGGGTGGCGGAGTCGGTGACGGCCTCGATCCGGTCCGCGATGGTGAACTGCACCTCGTCGGAGGGGCCGCCGTAGTCGTGGTCACCGACCTCGACGCCGTCGAGGCCGCTGCGGACCCGGACCACGGTGTGGGCGGGCCAGTACGTACGCGGCCGGTAGTGCAGGGTCGATTCGTCGACCCAGTGCCACGCGCCCTCGACCCGGGGCTCCGAGGTCACCTCGAGCGCCTGCTCCAGCCGGGCGCGGGCCGGGAGGTCGTCGGCGGGCACCGGGCGGCTGAGGCCGGCCGTCACGATCTCGCCCGCGCCGTAGGTGCCCGGGCCCGGCCCGAACTCGACGGTCAGCCTGCCCCCGTCCGCGGGCGGCGCGGTCCGGAACGCCATGGTCACGCCGACCGGGGTGCCGGCCGCGTCCTGCGCGCCGACCTGCACGGTGTAGGTCTCCCCCGCCCGCAGCGGCTCGCTGTTGCGCCAGCGCTCACTGTGCGGGGCGAGTTCACCGGCCAGATGGCGGCCGTGCCCGTCGCGCACGGTGACGTCCGTGAGGCGGCCCGGCTGCGCGAGGGCGATCTGCAGCGGCCCCCCGGAGTCCGTGGGGAGCACCTCGGTCCGGGCGGCCTGCGCCGTGTCGCCGAGGGAGGGATCCTTCAGTACGGAGCCCACACCGCGCGCGGTGGCCCGTACCCGCTGCTCCTGCCAGCCGCTGCACAGCCCGGGCCGGAACATGCGCACCGTGCACGGCCCCTCGCCGGACTCGCGGCCCTCGTCCAGCACCCTGCCGACCAGCAGGGTGACCGCGGCCTCGCGCGGCGGACCCGCGAGGGTCACCTCCGAGGTGTCCGCATCGGGCGCCCGGCCCGGCGCTGCGGCGACGACCAGCATGGCCCCCGTCACCGCAGCCACGGCGCCCCACGCCTTGGTCGGTTGTCTCCGTCGCATTCGTGGCATAGCCGTATCAAACCGATGTGGCGCCAAAATGATGATCATGACCTCGGCGCTGCGCCCGAACGGGCACCCAAGTGAACTCGGACGGAGCACAGTACGCGTCCCCCGGCGAGCGGAGAACGGACGTGTGCCCGATACTCGGGTGCCTTCCGGCCCACCGCCCGCGACAATGCCGCCATGACCATCCGCACGGCACGGCTGGAAGAACTGCCCCTCCTCCAGGACATCGAGAGGGCCGCCGGGCGCTGCTTCCGGGACATCGGCATGCCGGAGATCGCCGACGACGAGCCGCTGACCATCGACGAGCTCGCCCCCTACCGACAGGCGGGGCTGGCCTGGGTCTCGGTCGACGCGGCGGACGCTCCGGGCGCCTACCTGATCGCCGAGTACGTCGAGGGCAACCTGCACGTCGAGCAGGTCTCCGTCCATCCGGACCGTGCGCGCCGCGGCCTCGGCCGGGGGCTGCTGGAGCACCTGGCGGCGTTCGCGCGGCACGAGGACGTGCCCGCCCTGACCCTCACCACCTTCACCGAAGTCCCGTGGAACGCCCCGTACTACGCGCGCTGCGGCTTCCGGCTGCTGGAGGACGCCGGCCTCCCGCCCGGTCTGCGGGACATCCGCGACCGCGAGGCGGCGCACGGTCTGGACCGGTGGCCCCGCGCCTGCATGCGACGGGACCTGTGACCGGGCGGCCCCAGTCGAACCGGCACCCGCAGCCGGACCCGCACCCGCCCGTACCGCTTTCTCCGCCCAGCGCGAACCGGGATCGCGGCCGTGCCCGCGGTGTGCTGAGGTGGCCGAATGGATCTTCTTGTACTGGGCGGGACCGCCTGGCTGGGGCGTGAAATCACACGGCAGGCACTGGAGCGCGGTCACGACGTGACCTGTCTGGCGCGCGGCGAGAGCGGTGAAGTCGCCCCCGGTGCGCGGCTGGTGGCGGCGGACCGGAACGAGGAGTCCGCCTACGCGGAGCTCCTCGGCCGCGACTGGGACGCGGTGATCGAGGTGTCCTGGCAGCCGGCCTTCGTCCGCGGCGCGCTCGCGGCCCTGGCCGGGCGGGCCCGGCACTGGACCTACGTCTCGTCCATCAGCGCCTATGCCGACCACGGCACGGTCGGCGCCGACGAGTCGGCCGCGCTGCTGGCGCCGGCCGAGGGGCAGTACGTGGGGCGGGAGGAGTACGGGGAGGCCAAGGTCGCCTGCGAGGAGGCTTCGCGCGCCGCGGTGGGCGACCGGCTCGTCATCGCCCGGGCCGGCCTGATCGGCGGGCCGGGCGACGCCAGCGGGCGGACGGGTTACTGGGTGGCGCGCTTCGCCCGCGAGGCGGACCAGCCCGTCCTCCTCCCCCGGTCACCCCGCCTGCCGACCCAGGCCGTCGACGTGCGCGACCTGGCGGCCTGGCTGCTGGACCTGGCGCAGGAAGGCACCACCGGGACCTTCGACGCCGTCGGGCCCGTCGTCCCCCTCGACAGCTGGGTCGGCCTGTCGGCACGCGTGGCCGGCTACACCGGACCGGTGGAGGTGGCGGACCCGCAGTGGCTCCTCGACCAGGGGGTCGGGCCGTTCATGGGCCCGGAGTCGATGGCCATGTGGATGCCGGACCCGAAGTGGGCGGGCTTCTGTGCCCGCAGCGGAGCCGCGGCGCACGTGGCCGGGCTGCGCGACCGCCCGCGGGTGGAGATGCTGGAGGACCTCCTGCGGTGGGAACGCGCCGAAGGCCTGGAGCGCCCCCGCCGGGCCGGCCTGAGCACCGCCCGCGAGCGCGAGCTGCTCACCGCACTCGCCGACGCACCGGCCACGGGCCCGTTCCCCTGCATCGTCTGCGGGAACCTGACCGTCGGAGTGCAGGGGCACCACGAGATCTGCCCCGTCTGCGGCTGGCAGGACGACGGCGGGGACCACCGGGACCCCGATCACTTCACGGGCGGCCCCAACCACGTCACACTGCGCGAGGCCCGGCGGAACTACCAGGACTTCGGCGCGAGCGAGCGGCGGCGGGCCGGCCGGTGCCGGCCGCCGCTGCCCGCGGAGCTCCCGCCCCCGGACGGGACCGCGGCGCCCTGATACGCGATGGCGGTGGCTGGATTTCCGTATTCCCCATGGCTGGATTCGACTGGTGCGCTTAACTGGGCGCCCGCTCCTCTTCCATGTCCATGGCAGGAGATCCTTGTACCCGAACCCGAACCCGCCGCAGCCGCACCCCTTCACACCCACCGGACCCGCTGGGCCGCGCTGGCCGTCGGCGCTGGCCATCCCGGTCGTCGTGATCGCCACGCTCCTGCTTCCGCCGCTCGGCGCCGCGCTGGCCTTCCTCGCCCGCTGGGGCAGGACGGGCAGGATCGTGACGGTCGCGCTCGCCTCGGTCTGGTTCGTCGTCCTCGTGGCCGCCAACTCCGACCCGAAGCCCGGGCCGGCGGCAGCGCAGCCGCAGCCCGCGCCGACCGTCACCGTCACCGTGACGGCCACCGCCCCCGCACCGGCCGCCGCCGCGCCGGCCCCGAGCCCGTCCGCCACCACCCCGGCTCCGGCGCCGTCGCCCACGCCCACACCCGCCGCGCAGCCGGAGCCCGCCCCCGCACCGGAGCCCGGCGCCAAGAGCGAGGAGCCCGAAAACTCCTCGTCGTCGGGCGGCGGCGGCAGCGTCAGCTACAAGAACTGCACGGCGGTCCGGGACGCCGGAGCGAACCCGATCCGCCGCGGAGATCCGGGCTACGGCCGCCACCTCGACCGCGACGGTGACGGCGTCGGCTGCGAGTAGCCGGCTCCGCACACGGCCCGCGGCCGGCCGGCCCCTTCCCGGTCGGCCGCGCCCCGGTCAACGCCGTGGCCTGGTCGCGATGGTGGCCGCGACCGTGACGGTACGGGTGTAGGTACCACCCGGGTCATGGGCCAGCAGGGCGCGGCGCAGCTCGGACTCGAACGCGCCCTTCCGGTCGCCCAGCCGGGCCGGGCTGGAGCGGGGACGGGAGAGCTGCAGGCCGACCAGCTCGTCCACGGTGCAGCGCGTGGACCGCTCCCAGGTGGTGGTCCGGACGTGGGAGAACGCCGACTTCGCCAGACGGTCCTCAAGCTCCTGCAGGCCCTCCAGGCCCTCCAGCCCCTGCAGTTCGTCCCCTTGCTCGGCTTCCTCCGCTCCGCCCGCCGGGTGCGTCGACGGTCCGTGCCCCGTGCGGGGCGCGGACCCGAGGAAGCGCGCGCACACCTCGTCGACGACCGCCGGCCAGGCGGGGCCCCGGCCCTGCTGCCCGGCCGCCGCCCCCGCCAGGGTGGTGACGACGGCGATCCCCCCGCGCGGCGCGAGCACCGAGTCGAGTTCGGCCGGCAGCCGGGTCGGGTCCATCCGGTGGAAGGCCCCGCCGATGACGCACAGGTCGATCCGGGGCAGGCACAGCCTGCCGATTCCCGCGGAGTCGCCGCGCAGCCACGCGATGTTCGTGCGGCCCTGCTCCTCGGCGAGCCTGCACCCTTCGGCGAGCATGGCCGGCTCCGGGTCCACGGCGTAGACCTGCTCGACCAGCGCAGCCAGCCGCAGGGAGACGGTTCCCGGCCCGGCGCCGAGGTCCAGTACGGTCTGGGAGCCGTCGAGCGCGAACCGTTCCGTGAGGAGCGCGTACAACTCCGCCGGGTACGGGGGCCGGTAGCGGGCGTAGTACGGGGCGGCGGACGCGTACGGGGTGCTCATGGGGTCCTCCCTGGCCGGGGTCGCATCCGCCGATGGTGGAGCACAACGCGGCCCCCGGTGGCGACTGGCCCCGCAAATCCCCCGTACGGATGCCTGCCGTTCACCTCTGCCCCCGTACGCGGTCACTTCTGCGGGGTCAGCCGCTCCCACAGGAAGGTGTGGACGAGGGCCTCGTTGAAGGCGGTCTGCCGGTGGTCGGTGGCTCCCGCGTGGCCGCCGCCGAGGTGCTCGTGGAACAGCACGGGATGTCCGTACTCGCGCAGCCGGGCGGCCATCTTGCGGGCATGGCCGGGGTGCACCCGGTCGTCCCGGGTCGAGGTGAGCAGCAGCAGCGGAGGGTACGCGGGCCCGTCCGCCCGGATCCGGTGGTACGGGGAGATCCGCTCCAGGTGCGGCCGGTCGGCCGGGCTGTCGGGATCCCCGTACTCGGCGATCCAGCTGGCCCCGGCCAGCAGCTTGTGGAAGCGCAGCATGTCCAGCAGCGGCACGTGGGCGACGACCGCGCCGAACAGCTCGGGGTCGCGGGTGAGCATGGCGCCCATGAGCAGTCCGCCGTTGCTGCCCCCCTCGATGCCCAGCTGGGCGGGGGTGGTGATGTCCCGGGCGGTGAGGTCCCGGGCGACGGCGGCGAAGTCCTCGTAGGCCCGGACCCGGTTCGCGCCGAGGGCCGCCCTGTGCCAGGCGGGGCCGTACTCGTGCCCGCCCCGGATGCCCGCGACGACGTACGTGCCGCCGCGCGCGAGCCAGGCGCGGCCGGTGACCGCGCTGTACTGCGGGACCATGGAGATCTCGAAGCCGCCGTACCCGTAGAGCAGGGTGGGGCCGGGGCCCGGGCGGTCCTCGGGTCCGACGACGAAGTACGGCACCCTCGTGCCGTCCGCAGAGGTCGCGAAGTACTGGCGCACGGCGAGACCGGCGGTGTCGAAGAGGGCCGGGCTCTGCTTGAGGCTCTCGCTCTCGCCGTCGTCGCCGGCCGTGCCCCGGTACAGGGTGGAGGGCTGGAGGAAGCCCGAGACGTTGTGGAAATACTCGTCGCCGACGTCCGGGTCCGTGCCGGTGACCGAGGCCGTGGACAGCGGCGGCAGGCCCGGCAGGGGTGCCCGGTGCCAGCCGCCCGGCCCTTCGCCCGGGGTGAGGAGCTCCATCCGGGAGGAGACGTCGGCGCGCGTGGTGAGGATGAGGTGGTGGCGGGTCCAGCTGTACCCGGCGAGTGCGGTGCGCTCGTCCGGCGTGAACAGCACCTCGGCCTCGCGCTCCCCCGCAAGGAAGGCATCGAAGTCGAAGGCGAGGAGGCTGCCCGCGGGGTGGCCGAGCCAGGGCGACTTGGTGGTGACGGTCAGCCACCGGCGGTGGACGGAGACGCCCGCGTCGTCCGGCACGTCGACCTTCAGCGGCGGGCCGGCGGGGTCCTCCCGGAGCAGGAAGAGCTCCTGGTTCCAGAAGTCGATCTGCCGGTGGACGAAGTCCCGTTCGAAGCCGGGGGTGTCGTCGTGCCATCCGGAGGCGGACAGGTCGGACGGGTGGCCCTGGTGGACGAGCTCGGCGTCTTCGAGGGGCGTGCCGCGCCGCCAGCGGCGCACCTGGAGCGGGTAGCCGGACCCGGACATCGAGCCGGCGCCGAAGTCCGTGCCGATCCAGACCCGGTCCCGGTCGATCCACCCGATCCGGGTCTTGGCCTCGGCGACCGTGAACCCGTCCTCGACGAATTCCAGGGTCTCCAGGTCGAACTCGCGCACCACGCAGGCGTCGGCGCCGTCCCGTGACAGCAGGACGAGGGCGTGCCGGTACCCGGGGGCGAGCACCCGGCTGCCCGCCCAGGCCCACTTCTCCCCCTCGGCGTCGGCGAGTGCGTCGAGGTCCAGGACCACTTCCCAGGCCGGCCGGTCCGTCCGGTACTCCTCCAGCGTGGTCCGCCGCCACAGGCCTCGCACGTGGTCGGCGTCCTGCCAGAAGTTGTAGAGGTGGCGGCCGCGGCGGACGACGTAGGGGATCCGGCCGTCGTCGTCCAGGACCTCGCGCATCTCCTGCTCGATCACCTTGAACGCGGGGGACCCGGTCAGCGCGTCCACGGTCTCGGCATTGCGCTCCCGGACCCAGGCGAGGGCGGCGTCGCCGGATACGTCTTCCAGCCACAGGTAGGGGTCTTCATCGCTCATCAGGCGATTGTGCAGGAAGCGGCCGGCGGGTGTGCGGGCGTCCGGCCGCTCACCCGTCGGCCGTCGGGTCGTCGGGGCGTACGCCGTCGGGCCGTACGCCGTCGGGGGCGAGGCGCGCATCGCGCAGCGCCGTGTGCACCGACCAGACCACCGACACCAGCGGGACCGCGACCACCGCGCCCACCACCCCGGCCGCGATGGCGCCCGCGACCACCGAGATCGCCACCACCAGCGGGTGCAGCCGGACCGCCCGGCTCATCACCAGCGGATGCAGCAGGTGTCCCTCGATCTGGCCGATGACCACGATCAGCGCGACCACCAGGCCCGCGACGAACGGCCCCTTCGCGGCCAGGGCGACCACGGCGGCGACCGCGAGCGCGACGGGCGATCCGATGAGGGGGATGAAGGCCGCGAAGAACTCCAGCAGGGCCAGCGGGACGGCCAGCGGGACCCCGAGGAAGTACAGCGCCAAGCCCACGAGGACCGCGTTCGTTGCCGCGACGAGGACGATCCCGCGGGTGTACCCGGTGAACGTGCGCCAGGCCGCGGCGCCGGAGATTCCCACCCGGGCGCGCACCGACGGGGGCAGCTGCGCGCAGAACCACGACCACTGGCGGTCGCCGCCGTGCAGGAAGAAGAACGAGCAGAAGACCGCGAGGGCGAGGACGGTCAGCACGTGCACCAGGCGCCCGGCCCCGCTGACCGCCGTACTGAGGACCGTGGAGCGGTGGCTCGACAGGTACGCGCCGAGCCGGGCCTGGATGTCGGACAGCGCGTGCGGGTTCAGCCGGAAGGGCGGCCGCTCCAGGTACGCCTCGATGCTGGCCAGCCCCTCGCGGAACTCCCGGGCCAAGGTGGTGCTCTCCCCGGCCACCGCCTCGCCGACCAGGGTCAGCACCCCCAGCAGGAGCAGCGCGCTGCCGAAGAGGGAGACGGCGACGGACACCGAGCGGGGCAGGACGCGCCCGAGGCGGCGGGTGGGCCACCACAGGAGGGCGGTGACGACGAGGCCGAGGAAGAGTGCCACGGCGATCTCGTGGAACCGGCCCAGCAGGGCGAAGAGCGCGTAGACGGCGGCGCCGACCACCAGCAGGCGCCAGGCGTACGACGCGGCCGTACGCAGGAACGCGGACACGGGCGGCATGACCCATGGGTGCCACCGCGGGCCCGCGATGCCACGCAGTGGGTTCCGGATTCGCCCGTCCGTGGCGGGTGAGGAGGCGCTCCGGCGGGCGCCGGCCGACGTCCGGCTCGGCCCGGGCGGGCTGCGGCCAGGGCCGCGAGAAAATCCGTTGCCGTGACCGGAATGTCCACGGACGATGGCATCTCGTGAGCACTTCCCGATGGACCGCCCTCCTGCCCGACCCCGCCCCGTTCCGTTCCAGCCGCGACTTCCGGTTGCTGTTCTACCAGGGGACGGTCACCTATTTCGGCTCCTTCATGGCGATGATCGCGCTGCCGCTGCAGATCAAGCACCTGACGGACTCGCCGCTCGCGGTCGGCGCGATGGGCGCGGTGGAGCTGGTGCCCCTGGTGGTCTTCGGGCTGTACGGGGGCGCCCTCGCGGACGCGGTCGACCGGCGGCGGATGATCCTGCTGACCGAGGCCGCGCTCGGGGTGCTCGCTCTGGTGCTGCTGGTGAACGCGCTCCTGCCGGATCCGCTGCTGTGGCCGCTGTACGTGGTCGCGGCCGGCGTGTCGGCCCTGGCGGGGCTCCAGCGGCCGGCCATGGACTCGCTGATGGCGCGCATCGTGCCGCACGACCAGCTCACGGCCGCCGCCGCGCTCAACGGACTCCGCTACCAGTTCGGGGCGATCGCCGGACCGGCGCTGGCCGGTGTGGTCGTCGCGTACGCCGGTCACGCCGCGGCCTATTCCGTCACCGTCCTCGGGTTCCTCGGGTCGGTGCTGCTGTGCCTGCGGCTCAGTCCGGCGCCGCCCGTGAAGGGGGCCGAGCGCCCGTCGCTGCGCGGCATCGCCGAAGGCGCCCGCTACGCGTGGAGCCGCCCCGTGCTGCTGGGGACGTACGCCGTCGACCTGGCGGCGATGTTCTTCGCCTTCCCGAACGCGATCTACCCCTTCCTCGCGGACGAGCTCGACGCGGTCTGGGCACTGGGTCTGATGTACGCGGCGGGGGCGGTGGGCTCACTGGTGCTCGGCATGACCAGCGGCTGGATGTCCCGGGTCCGCCGGCACGGGCTGCTGGTGGTGTTCGGGGCCACGGTCTGGGGCCTGGCGATCGCGGGGGCGGGCGCGTCCGCGAACATCTGGCTCGTGCTGCTGTGCCTCGCGGTGGCGGGCGCGGGCGACATGGCGAGCGGGCTGGGCCGCGCCACGATCTGGAACCAGACGATCCCCGAGGAGCTGCGGGGCCGGCTCGCGGGCATCGAGGTGCTCTCGTACAGCGTGGGCCCGCAGCTCGGCCAGGTCAGGGCGGGCACGATGGCCGGCTGGACCGGTACCCGTTCGGCGTTCTGGGGCGGCGGGCTGGCCTGTGTGGCGTCGGTGGCGGTGCTGGCCGCGCTGCTGCCGAAGCTGATCTCCTACGACGCCGACACCGACGAGGACGCGCTGCGGCGGCGGGCGGCCCGGGAGGCGGAGCCGAGCGGCGCTGCGACCTGATCCCGGGGCGGGTTCAGACGCCGCTGGTGGCGGTGATCCTCCCGGCGGCGACGGCGGCGGTCAGCAGGGCGTGGTCGGCGACCGTGCGGTCCGCGTAGCGGAGCGCGAAGCCGGCTACGGCGCGGTCGAAGGTGTCGGCGCCGCCGAGGTATCCCGCGATGGCGATGCGGTCTCCGGAGCGGGCATGGGCGCGGGCCAGGGCGCTGCCGCACAGCGCGGCGTACCGTCCGAGCAGGCCCGGGGACATGGTGGCGACGTCGGCGGACCCCTTCATGTCGCGCAGCTGGCGGCCGTAGAAGTCCCGCCCCGCCGGTCCGGTCGTCCAGCCGAGGAAGATGTCGCCCGAGGCCTGCATGAGCCGCTGGCCCGCTACCACCCGGTGCCCCTGGTGATCATGCGGGTCGGCCGGCAGGTGGTCCTGCAGGACGGACGGCACGGCTTCCTTGATCTGCAGGAAGAGCGGGTCGTCGGCGTCGCGTCCGAGGAGCAGCACGATGTAGCAGCGGGTTCCGACGCTCCCGACGCCGACCACCTTGCGGGCGGCGTCGGCGAACCGGAAGCGGTCCAGCAGGAGGCGGCGCTCCTCGGGGAGGGTGCTGCGGTACTTCCCGAAGATCTCGTCGACGGCCCGTGAGTCCGTCCGGGCGAGCGGTTCGACCAGCGGCGGATCGTGGATGATCCGCCGGCGCCCGTCGCGGACCTCGGTGAGTTTGTCGAGCGCGCGGAGGCCGGTACGGCGGCGGGCGCGGGCCAGGTTGGCCTCCACCCGATCGCGCAGTGCGGGTTTGCGGACGAGGCGCGGCAGCTCGGCGGCGTCGATCCGGTGGTACCAGACGTCCAGCTCGGAGAGTGCGGCGAGCTCCCGCATCGTCCGCCGGTACGCCCGGGCCGCCGCCAGGGCGGCTGCACCGGAGCGGTCGTCGCCGTGGCCGTTGTCACGGGCGGCCACCGCGACGCTGGCGGCGAGCCGCTTGACGTCCCATTCGAAGGGTCCGGGGTAGGTCTCGTCGAAATCGTTGAGGTCGAAGAGCAGGGCGCGTTCGGGCGAGGCGAACATGCCGAAGTTCAGGAGGTGCGCGTCCCCGCACAGCTGGACGGTCAGGCCGGTCTGCGGCTGGGTGGCCAGGTCGGCGGCCATGACGGCGGCCGCGCCGCGCAGGAAGGCGAACGGTGATGCCGCCATCCGGCCGTATCGGATGGGCAGGAGTTCCGGCACGCGGTCGGTGGCCTGCCGCTGCAGTATCCCGACGGGGTCGGGCCGGTCCGGGGAGGCGGTCCAGCGCTCGTGCGAGGCACGGCCGGTGATCTTGCGGACCGCCCGTCCGCGCCGCAGCCGCTCAGCCGGACTGGTCATGCGCCGCTCCTTCTCGCCGGTCCTCCTCATCCTGGCGGCACGGCTCCGGTCCCGCATGTCGCGGTCCCCGCACCGGCCGGGGGCCGCTCGGGGTCTCGCGCGGGCCGGTCGGGGGAGGCGGTCAGGTCTCGTCCGGTTGTCGTCCGGTTGTCGTCCGGTTTTTAGTTCAGTTCTCGTTCAGTTCTCGTTCTCGGCGAGGATCCGGTCGGCCGCGTAGTGCGGGCAGTTGAGCGTGTGCCAGGTCACCGACAGTGACCGTGCTCCGGTCCGCAGGGTCCGCACCACG is drawn from Streptomyces sp. NBC_01232 and contains these coding sequences:
- a CDS encoding CPCC family cysteine-rich protein, which encodes MVCGNLTVGVQGHHEICPVCGWQDDGGDHRDPDHFTGGPNHVTLREARRNYQDFGASERRRAGRCRPPLPAELPPPDGTAAP
- a CDS encoding class I SAM-dependent methyltransferase; the encoded protein is MSTPYASAAPYYARYRPPYPAELYALLTERFALDGSQTVLDLGAGPGTVSLRLAALVEQVYAVDPEPAMLAEGCRLAEEQGRTNIAWLRGDSAGIGRLCLPRIDLCVIGGAFHRMDPTRLPAELDSVLAPRGGIAVVTTLAGAAAGQQGRGPAWPAVVDEVCARFLGSAPRTGHGPSTHPAGGAEEAEQGDELQGLEGLEGLQELEDRLAKSAFSHVRTTTWERSTRCTVDELVGLQLSRPRSSPARLGDRKGAFESELRRALLAHDPGGTYTRTVTVAATIATRPRR
- a CDS encoding excalibur calcium-binding domain-containing protein, which translates into the protein MYPNPNPPQPHPFTPTGPAGPRWPSALAIPVVVIATLLLPPLGAALAFLARWGRTGRIVTVALASVWFVVLVAANSDPKPGPAAAQPQPAPTVTVTVTATAPAPAAAAPAPSPSATTPAPAPSPTPTPAAQPEPAPAPEPGAKSEEPENSSSSGGGGSVSYKNCTAVRDAGANPIRRGDPGYGRHLDRDGDGVGCE
- a CDS encoding prolyl oligopeptidase family serine peptidase; its protein translation is MSDEDPYLWLEDVSGDAALAWVRERNAETVDALTGSPAFKVIEQEMREVLDDDGRIPYVVRRGRHLYNFWQDADHVRGLWRRTTLEEYRTDRPAWEVVLDLDALADAEGEKWAWAGSRVLAPGYRHALVLLSRDGADACVVREFDLETLEFVEDGFTVAEAKTRIGWIDRDRVWIGTDFGAGSMSGSGYPLQVRRWRRGTPLEDAELVHQGHPSDLSASGWHDDTPGFERDFVHRQIDFWNQELFLLREDPAGPPLKVDVPDDAGVSVHRRWLTVTTKSPWLGHPAGSLLAFDFDAFLAGEREAEVLFTPDERTALAGYSWTRHHLILTTRADVSSRMELLTPGEGPGGWHRAPLPGLPPLSTASVTGTDPDVGDEYFHNVSGFLQPSTLYRGTAGDDGESESLKQSPALFDTAGLAVRQYFATSADGTRVPYFVVGPEDRPGPGPTLLYGYGGFEISMVPQYSAVTGRAWLARGGTYVVAGIRGGHEYGPAWHRAALGANRVRAYEDFAAVARDLTARDITTPAQLGIEGGSNGGLLMGAMLTRDPELFGAVVAHVPLLDMLRFHKLLAGASWIAEYGDPDSPADRPHLERISPYHRIRADGPAYPPLLLLTSTRDDRVHPGHARKMAARLREYGHPVLFHEHLGGGHAGATDHRQTAFNEALVHTFLWERLTPQK
- a CDS encoding L,D-transpeptidase, which produces MAAVTGAMLVVAAAPGRAPDADTSEVTLAGPPREAAVTLLVGRVLDEGRESGEGPCTVRMFRPGLCSGWQEQRVRATARGVGSVLKDPSLGDTAQAARTEVLPTDSGGPLQIALAQPGRLTDVTVRDGHGRHLAGELAPHSERWRNSEPLRAGETYTVQVGAQDAAGTPVGVTMAFRTAPPADGGRLTVEFGPGPGTYGAGEIVTAGLSRPVPADDLPARARLEQALEVTSEPRVEGAWHWVDESTLHYRPRTYWPAHTVVRVRSGLDGVEVGDHDYGGPSDEVQFTIADRIEAVTDSATHRMTVRRNGRVIRTIPVTTGKAGFRTRSGIKVVLRKEPKVRMRGDTVGIKRGTSEFYDLPVSFATRVTWSGEYIHAAPWSVEAQGEENVSHGCTGMSTENAAWFFETVREGDIVEVVNSGGEKMAPFDNGFGDWNVDWRTWLAGSALASIDGSPQSSQATPSRLHPTT
- a CDS encoding MFS transporter, with protein sequence MSTSRWTALLPDPAPFRSSRDFRLLFYQGTVTYFGSFMAMIALPLQIKHLTDSPLAVGAMGAVELVPLVVFGLYGGALADAVDRRRMILLTEAALGVLALVLLVNALLPDPLLWPLYVVAAGVSALAGLQRPAMDSLMARIVPHDQLTAAAALNGLRYQFGAIAGPALAGVVVAYAGHAAAYSVTVLGFLGSVLLCLRLSPAPPVKGAERPSLRGIAEGARYAWSRPVLLGTYAVDLAAMFFAFPNAIYPFLADELDAVWALGLMYAAGAVGSLVLGMTSGWMSRVRRHGLLVVFGATVWGLAIAGAGASANIWLVLLCLAVAGAGDMASGLGRATIWNQTIPEELRGRLAGIEVLSYSVGPQLGQVRAGTMAGWTGTRSAFWGGGLACVASVAVLAALLPKLISYDADTDEDALRRRAAREAEPSGAAT
- a CDS encoding AI-2E family transporter, which gives rise to MPPVSAFLRTAASYAWRLLVVGAAVYALFALLGRFHEIAVALFLGLVVTALLWWPTRRLGRVLPRSVSVAVSLFGSALLLLGVLTLVGEAVAGESTTLAREFREGLASIEAYLERPPFRLNPHALSDIQARLGAYLSSHRSTVLSTAVSGAGRLVHVLTVLALAVFCSFFFLHGGDRQWSWFCAQLPPSVRARVGISGAAAWRTFTGYTRGIVLVAATNAVLVGLALYFLGVPLAVPLALLEFFAAFIPLIGSPVALAVAAVVALAAKGPFVAGLVVALIVVIGQIEGHLLHPLVMSRAVRLHPLVVAISVVAGAIAAGVVGAVVAVPLVSVVWSVHTALRDARLAPDGVRPDGVRPDDPTADG
- a CDS encoding DUF2252 domain-containing protein, which encodes MTSPAERLRRGRAVRKITGRASHERWTASPDRPDPVGILQRQATDRVPELLPIRYGRMAASPFAFLRGAAAVMAADLATQPQTGLTVQLCGDAHLLNFGMFASPERALLFDLNDFDETYPGPFEWDVKRLAASVAVAARDNGHGDDRSGAAALAAARAYRRTMRELAALSELDVWYHRIDAAELPRLVRKPALRDRVEANLARARRRTGLRALDKLTEVRDGRRRIIHDPPLVEPLARTDSRAVDEIFGKYRSTLPEERRLLLDRFRFADAARKVVGVGSVGTRCYIVLLLGRDADDPLFLQIKEAVPSVLQDHLPADPHDHQGHRVVAGQRLMQASGDIFLGWTTGPAGRDFYGRQLRDMKGSADVATMSPGLLGRYAALCGSALARAHARSGDRIAIAGYLGGADTFDRAVAGFALRYADRTVADHALLTAAVAAGRITATSGV
- a CDS encoding GNAT family N-acetyltransferase; this encodes MTIRTARLEELPLLQDIERAAGRCFRDIGMPEIADDEPLTIDELAPYRQAGLAWVSVDAADAPGAYLIAEYVEGNLHVEQVSVHPDRARRGLGRGLLEHLAAFARHEDVPALTLTTFTEVPWNAPYYARCGFRLLEDAGLPPGLRDIRDREAAHGLDRWPRACMRRDL